AAATGATCACACCAAGTGAACCTAGGGTAGCAACGGTAACACTGAGATAGTCCAAAATCGAAAGCGATTTTGATTCTTTATCGGACATAGAGCCTCTTTATTCGTTTGGGAATTTCCGACCATTTTCCCGAATTTTTTAAAGAGACTCAAATGTTTTTGATAGATAGGGGAAAAAAATTTAGGAAATCGATGCTCTAATCTTGGAAATGTATTCGGCCAATGCAGAAACGGCCTTGGAACGCTCAGAACCGTTCTCTTCAATGATCCTTTGGATAGCTGAACCAATGATGATCCCATCCGCATATTGTGAAATTTGATTGGCTTGGTCTGGGGTAGAGATTCCAAACCCAGCGCAAATAGGCAATTGGATGGTTTCTTTCAAAAACCGGATTCGCTCCTTTAAATCCACCGAGAATTCACGTCTTTCCCCAGTCACACCAAAAGATGTTACATAGTAAATAAAACCTGAAGATGTTTTTGCGAGAGCTTGGATTCTTTTTTTCTCAGAAGCTGGTGTCACTAGGTGGATGAGATCCATATCTCTTACCTTTAATTCGCGAAACAAAACTTCACTTTCTTTTGTATCAAAGGGCAAATCAGGAATCACAAGTCCTACAATACCTGATTCCTTAGCGCGGTCTAAAAACTTGGTAATCCCACAATGGTAAATAGGATTGAAGTAAGTTAGATAAACAAGAGGAGTTTCTGGTTTGTGTTCGTGAATTGCTTTTGTGACACGAAAGATTTCGTCAAAGGAAAACGCGTTCTTTAAGGAGCGAGCAACTGCCCTTTGGATCACAGGCCCATCGGCAACGGGATCCGAAAAAGGAATTCCGAGTTCCAAAATATCTGCTCCGTTGTCTAAAATGGTTTTTCCAAATTCGATAGAATCATTATAGTTTGGATCCCCTAAGGTAAAGTAGGGGATAAAGGCAGACTTAAATTTAGCACTATCGAACAGTAATTTAATTTTACTCATTTACTTCTTTCACCTAATAACCGCAAAACTTCGGTTACATCTTTATCGCCTCGACCAGAGAGACAAATAATTAAATCTTTTTTCTTTCCAAGATCCTTTGCCACATCCCGAGCTACATGGAAGGCATGGGCAGTTTCCAATGCAGGAATGATTCCTTCGATACGAGTGACTTCCAAAAAGCAGTCTAATGCTTGTTCATCTGTCACCATTCGATACTCAACTCTTCCAGACTTAGAAAGGAAGGCATGTTCCGGTCCCACTCCAGGATAATCAAGGCCTGCAGAAACAGAATGTGCAGGTACAATTTGACCAGATTCATCTTGGATGATTAAGGTTTTTGTACCATGTAAAAATCCGGTTTTGCCATAGGTTAAAGTTGCAGAGTGTTCTCCCGGTTTCGGACCAAGACCACCAGCTTCAGCTCCGTAAATGGCTACATGTTTGTCTTTTAAGAAAGCATGAAACATTCCAATGGCATTGGATCCGCCCCCTACACAAGCAACGATCGCACTTGGAAGTTTTTTATTTTCTTTTTTAAACTGAGCTTTCGCTTCCTTTCCAATGACTGCTTGTAAATCCCGCACAATCGTTGGGAAAGGATGGGGACCAATTGCTGAGCCAACAATATAATGTGTGGTAGAAACATTGAGCGCCCAGTCTCTCATCGCTTCGCTAGTGGCTTCTTTGAGAGTAGCTTCTCCTGCGGTAACCGGAAGGATTTTCGCACCTAACATCTCAATTTTTTTAGCATTGAGATTTTGTCTTTGGACATCCACTGCCCCCATGTAGACAACCGTTTCCATTCCAAACATAGCACCGACTGTTGCAGTAGCGAGTCCATGTTGTCCCGCACCAGTTTCTGCTATGATTCTTTTTTTGCCCATAAAACGAGCGATAAGTGCCTGTCCGATGGCATTATTAATTTTATGAGCACCAGTATGATTTAGATCTTCGCGTTTGAGCCAGATACGAGCACCTCCCCATTGTTTGGTGAGACGTTCGGCATAGGTAAGCGGACTAGGTCTTCCGACATAGTTCCTTAAATAGTATTCGAGTTCTTTTTTGAACTTCTTACTTTTCTTTAACTTTTGATAGGTGGATTCAAGTTCTTCTAATGCTTCCGTTAGAATCTCGGGAGAGTAACGGCCGCCGAATTCACCAAAATATCCAGGTAGGTTTTTGCCCATATATCCCAAGATACGGGAATGGGGGAATATGAAAACTGCTTCTTTAGGTGGGGGTGGGGGTTTTTGGGTATAGTCTCCCCGCCCTGATCTGAGGGTGGGGAACTAGACCCGCCACCCAATGGTTTCCTTCTATCACAAAGCCGGCATTCCGACCATCCCTTCTCTGAGTTCTAAAGAAAAAATTCAAAGAAGTTCATATTCCCGCTTGCTCCACTGCATTCTGCAGAGTCTCCCGAAGGCCTTGGATTTGTTTCGTGAGTTTCCCCACCAAATCTTCATTCGTAGTAAAGGTCACAGTTTCCTCTGCCATAGATTTACGATCGAGAATCGTGATCTCACCCTTCTCTAAAAAACCTTTTCCAAGCGTAAGACGAATCGGGAAACCAATGAGTTCTGAATCTTTGAACTTAAATCCAGGACCTAGGTCACGATCATCCCAAAGGACTTCAATCCCGGAAGCCACTAAAGCTTGGTAAATGGATTCAATTTTTGCAATGTCTTCTGGATTTTTAGCAATACTCACCAAACAAACAGTAAATGGTGCAATGGAGACTGGCCAATAAATCCCTTTTTCGTCATTACACTGTTCAATGACAGTCGCCATACACCGGTTCACACCAATCCCATAACAACCCATAGTTGTTGTTGTGGCCTTTCCTTTATCATTCAGAACTGTAATGTCAAACGCTTTCGAATACTTTTGGCCTAACTTAAAGATATGGCCCACTTCGATTCCTTTTTCGGCAGTAAGACCTGATCCACAGCTAGGACAAGGATCCCCTACTTTGGCTTGCGACACATCAATTTTTGAGACTTCGTCTTCTTTAAAAAACTTAGAAA
The sequence above is drawn from the Leptospira sp. WS4.C2 genome and encodes:
- the trpB gene encoding tryptophan synthase subunit beta, which codes for MGKNLPGYFGEFGGRYSPEILTEALEELESTYQKLKKSKKFKKELEYYLRNYVGRPSPLTYAERLTKQWGGARIWLKREDLNHTGAHKINNAIGQALIARFMGKKRIIAETGAGQHGLATATVGAMFGMETVVYMGAVDVQRQNLNAKKIEMLGAKILPVTAGEATLKEATSEAMRDWALNVSTTHYIVGSAIGPHPFPTIVRDLQAVIGKEAKAQFKKENKKLPSAIVACVGGGSNAIGMFHAFLKDKHVAIYGAEAGGLGPKPGEHSATLTYGKTGFLHGTKTLIIQDESGQIVPAHSVSAGLDYPGVGPEHAFLSKSGRVEYRMVTDEQALDCFLEVTRIEGIIPALETAHAFHVARDVAKDLGKKKDLIICLSGRGDKDVTEVLRLLGERSK
- the trpA gene encoding tryptophan synthase subunit alpha; translated protein: MSKIKLLFDSAKFKSAFIPYFTLGDPNYNDSIEFGKTILDNGADILELGIPFSDPVADGPVIQRAVARSLKNAFSFDEIFRVTKAIHEHKPETPLVYLTYFNPIYHCGITKFLDRAKESGIVGLVIPDLPFDTKESEVLFRELKVRDMDLIHLVTPASEKKRIQALAKTSSGFIYYVTSFGVTGERREFSVDLKERIRFLKETIQLPICAGFGISTPDQANQISQYADGIIIGSAIQRIIEENGSERSKAVSALAEYISKIRASIS